A section of the Flavobacterium sp. CG_23.5 genome encodes:
- the frr gene encoding ribosome recycling factor, translating to MTEEIEFILDSTKESMTGTIAHLEKEFLNIRAGKASPAMLGSVFVDYYGSATPLSQVSKISVPDARTITLQPFEKNMLHHIEKAIMVANIGFNPMNNGDLIIISVPPLTEERRRDLAKQAKVEAEDAKVGIRNSRKDANTDIKKLEKEGTSEDICKDAEEEVQSLTNTFIRKIDELLVSKEAEIMKV from the coding sequence ATGACCGAAGAAATTGAATTTATATTAGATAGTACTAAAGAATCAATGACTGGCACTATTGCCCATTTAGAAAAAGAATTCTTGAACATTCGTGCAGGAAAAGCATCACCGGCAATGCTAGGAAGTGTTTTTGTTGATTATTATGGTTCAGCAACCCCGCTTTCACAAGTTTCGAAAATTAGTGTTCCGGATGCCCGAACTATTACATTGCAACCTTTTGAAAAAAACATGTTGCATCATATTGAGAAAGCAATTATGGTAGCGAACATTGGTTTTAATCCAATGAACAATGGTGATTTAATAATCATAAGCGTTCCGCCATTAACCGAAGAAAGAAGACGTGATCTTGCAAAACAGGCAAAAGTAGAAGCCGAAGATGCAAAAGTAGGTATAAGAAATTCTCGTAAAGATGCCAATACCGATATTAAAAAATTGGAAAAAGAAGGAACATCCGAAGATATCTGTAAAGATGCCGAAGAAGAAGTTCAAAGTCTAACTAATACTTTCATTAGGAAAATAGATGAACTTTTAGTTTCGAAAGAAGCTGAAATCATGAAGGTTTAA
- a CDS encoding thymidine kinase, whose translation MFLENTVNHKEQFGWIEVICGSMFSGKTEELIRRLKRAQFAKQKVEIFKPAIDTRYHNEMVVSHDANEIRSTPVPAAANIAILAQGCDVVGIDEAQFFDDEIVKICNDLANQGIRVIVAGLDMDFKGNPFGPMPALMATAEYVTKVHAVCTRTGNLANYSFRKTDNDKLVMLGETEEYEPLSRAAYYHAMKKDQEK comes from the coding sequence ATGTTTCTCGAAAATACAGTAAATCATAAAGAACAATTTGGTTGGATCGAAGTCATTTGCGGATCCATGTTTTCGGGTAAAACCGAGGAACTCATTCGTCGCTTGAAAAGAGCGCAATTTGCCAAACAAAAAGTGGAGATTTTTAAACCAGCTATAGATACGCGCTACCATAACGAAATGGTAGTATCCCATGATGCCAATGAAATTAGGTCTACGCCAGTTCCAGCCGCAGCCAACATAGCGATTTTAGCGCAAGGCTGTGATGTGGTAGGGATTGATGAAGCACAGTTTTTTGATGACGAAATCGTGAAAATTTGTAACGATCTTGCTAATCAAGGGATTCGTGTAATTGTTGCCGGATTGGATATGGATTTCAAAGGCAATCCTTTTGGTCCGATGCCAGCATTAATGGCAACTGCTGAATATGTGACCAAAGTTCACGCCGTATGCACCCGCACCGGAAATCTGGCTAATTACAGTTTCCGTAAAACCGATAATGATAAACTGGTCATGTTAGGCGAAACCGAAGAATACGAACCTTTGAGTCGTGCGGCATATTACCACGCAATGAAAAAAGATCAGGAGAAGTAA
- a CDS encoding TlpA family protein disulfide reductase, which produces MKKIIYILAFFVLFISCSGQTKLGKPEVNPVEIQKKFMDWWTYQYNNIMLSIDFVPLDSNSKEITKEAFLQALSDGNYIPIRLKSDKNVFYYKLFKIEPTSDTSIKATISEAAFNEKQNLKKEGKPFPKFSFKDLNGNLITNENLKGKIVVIKCWYIHCTACIKEFPEVNNLVKKYKDRKDVIFISLAEDTPEQLMLFLEKKPLSYSVVPDMKTYMNLTLQLNAFPTHFIINKEGTIAKVLSDYKSLEVALKKVSKKQ; this is translated from the coding sequence ATGAAAAAAATAATTTATATCCTCGCTTTTTTTGTACTATTTATATCCTGTTCGGGTCAAACCAAATTAGGAAAGCCAGAGGTAAATCCTGTTGAGATTCAAAAAAAGTTTATGGATTGGTGGACGTACCAATATAACAACATCATGCTATCTATCGATTTTGTACCATTGGATTCTAATTCAAAAGAAATTACTAAAGAGGCTTTCCTGCAAGCGTTAAGTGATGGAAATTATATTCCAATTCGTTTAAAATCAGACAAGAATGTTTTTTATTACAAACTTTTTAAGATTGAGCCAACTTCAGACACAAGTATAAAAGCTACAATTTCTGAAGCTGCGTTCAACGAGAAGCAAAACCTTAAGAAAGAAGGGAAGCCATTTCCAAAATTTTCATTTAAAGATTTAAACGGTAATTTAATTACAAATGAAAACCTTAAAGGAAAAATTGTTGTCATAAAATGTTGGTATATACATTGCACAGCTTGCATTAAAGAATTTCCCGAAGTCAATAATTTAGTTAAAAAATATAAAGATAGAAAAGACGTGATTTTTATAAGTTTAGCAGAAGATACACCGGAACAATTAATGTTATTTTTAGAAAAAAAACCGCTTTCTTATTCGGTTGTTCCTGATATGAAAACCTACATGAATTTGACCTTACAACTCAATGCATTTCCGACGCATTTTATTATTAATAAAGAAGGTACAATTGCTAAAGTTCTATCAGATTATAAAAGTTTAGAAGTTGCTTTGAAGAAGGTTAGTAAAAAACAGTAA
- a CDS encoding efflux RND transporter permease subunit, whose product MKKKLKVGFWEMIARIVLTNRIVILGVILAITVFLALQWKNLGMTYTEANLLPKKHIVNQQYEDFLSKFGEEGNLIVIGFKDNAFFTPKAFAAWNELMTGLKNSKEVELVVSLNDLKKLQKNETKEKFELVPLIDQKQTVDPSYLQKIKNELFNNLPFYEGLLFNKQSGSIRSAVYLNKKIVNTAGRKTFILENLVPKIEKFEKTTGIDLRVSGMPYIRTINAENMKGEIGLFIGAALFITSLIFFLFFRSFRATFISICILLFGVMWSFGTLGLFHYKITILTAIIPPLIIVIGITNCIFLINKYQQEIKIHHNQAKALQRVISKIGVSTLMTNLTTAAGFATFMITGNDLLFEFGLVTSINVISVYLLTLVVVPIFYSFMPLPKEKHLYHLNKNYISTLLDRVENIVKYKRKTIYIIYALLLVFSVIGVSQMKVSGSLIGEMPKTASFFKDIIFFEKEFNGVMPLEIMINTKHKKGVMKLSTMKKMDELQKTISGIPELSKPISIVNLVKYSKQAYYNGNPEYYELPTSQEQTFILSYAKNATKNTKENLMKSYVDSTGQYARITTFMKDIGTKEMAVVEKKLHQKIDKIFPKDRYEVTLTGKALVFQKGTSYLINNLIESLIFAILLIAGLMFYLFRSGKMVLASVITNILPLCITSGLMGYFGIPLKPSTILVFSIAFGISVDNAIQFMAKYRLDLIQNNGKVKKSVFSALRETGISTFYTSVVLILGFATFTLSSFSGTIALGGLISCTLLFAMFANLLVLPALVLTFEKKKAKKEDLIETDVDA is encoded by the coding sequence ATGAAAAAGAAATTAAAAGTTGGTTTTTGGGAAATGATTGCCCGAATTGTACTTACAAACAGAATAGTCATACTTGGAGTTATTCTTGCAATAACCGTTTTTCTGGCACTTCAATGGAAAAACCTAGGGATGACGTACACTGAAGCCAATTTACTTCCAAAAAAACACATCGTAAATCAACAATATGAAGATTTCTTAAGCAAATTTGGAGAAGAAGGCAATCTTATTGTAATTGGTTTCAAAGACAACGCCTTTTTTACTCCAAAAGCTTTTGCTGCCTGGAATGAATTAATGACCGGCTTAAAGAATTCAAAAGAAGTGGAACTGGTGGTTTCTTTGAATGATTTAAAAAAATTACAAAAAAATGAAACCAAAGAAAAATTTGAATTAGTTCCACTTATTGACCAAAAACAGACTGTAGATCCATCTTATTTACAGAAAATAAAAAACGAACTTTTCAATAACCTACCTTTTTACGAAGGTCTGTTGTTCAATAAACAATCCGGAAGTATTCGTTCAGCGGTTTATTTAAATAAAAAAATCGTTAATACTGCCGGCCGAAAAACATTTATTCTTGAGAATCTTGTTCCAAAAATTGAAAAATTCGAGAAAACGACCGGTATAGATCTTCGCGTTTCGGGTATGCCTTACATTAGAACCATAAATGCCGAGAATATGAAAGGCGAAATAGGACTATTTATTGGTGCAGCTTTGTTCATCACTTCCTTGATTTTCTTCCTTTTCTTCCGTTCGTTTCGCGCTACATTTATTTCGATTTGTATTTTACTTTTTGGAGTAATGTGGTCTTTTGGAACACTCGGATTATTCCATTACAAAATCACTATTCTTACTGCAATTATTCCGCCTTTGATTATTGTCATTGGGATAACCAACTGTATTTTCCTTATCAATAAATACCAGCAGGAGATAAAAATTCACCACAATCAGGCCAAAGCTTTGCAACGTGTGATTTCTAAAATTGGGGTTTCTACATTGATGACCAATTTAACAACGGCAGCAGGTTTCGCAACATTTATGATTACCGGAAACGATTTACTTTTCGAATTTGGATTAGTAACCTCAATCAACGTTATTTCCGTTTATCTGCTTACTCTTGTGGTTGTGCCTATTTTTTACAGTTTTATGCCGTTGCCAAAGGAAAAACATTTATACCATTTAAATAAAAATTACATTTCAACTTTATTGGATAGGGTTGAAAATATCGTGAAATACAAACGAAAAACAATTTATATCATTTATGCTTTGTTACTGGTATTTAGCGTAATTGGGGTTTCACAGATGAAAGTTTCAGGAAGTTTGATTGGCGAAATGCCTAAAACTGCTTCTTTCTTTAAAGATATTATTTTCTTCGAAAAAGAATTCAATGGAGTCATGCCTTTGGAAATTATGATTAACACCAAACATAAAAAAGGCGTTATGAAATTGTCCACAATGAAAAAAATGGATGAATTGCAAAAGACGATTTCAGGAATTCCAGAATTGTCGAAACCTATTTCGATTGTGAATTTGGTTAAATACTCCAAACAAGCGTATTACAACGGAAATCCTGAATATTACGAATTACCGACTTCGCAAGAGCAAACATTCATTCTTTCGTACGCCAAAAATGCCACTAAAAATACTAAAGAAAATTTGATGAAAAGCTATGTGGATTCTACGGGACAATACGCCAGAATCACCACTTTCATGAAAGACATTGGCACCAAAGAAATGGCAGTTGTCGAAAAGAAATTGCATCAAAAAATTGACAAAATATTCCCAAAAGACCGTTATGAAGTAACACTTACCGGAAAAGCACTAGTTTTCCAGAAAGGGACATCTTACCTGATAAATAACCTTATCGAATCGCTTATTTTTGCCATTTTGCTAATTGCTGGATTAATGTTTTATTTATTTAGATCCGGAAAAATGGTACTCGCATCCGTAATTACCAATATTTTACCGCTTTGTATTACGTCTGGATTGATGGGTTATTTCGGGATTCCGTTGAAGCCCTCTACGATTTTAGTGTTCAGCATCGCTTTTGGTATTTCGGTGGATAATGCCATTCAGTTTATGGCAAAATACCGTTTGGATTTAATTCAAAACAACGGAAAAGTAAAAAAATCAGTTTTTAGCGCATTGAGAGAAACCGGTATCAGTACTTTTTACACTTCTGTGGTTTTGATTTTAGGATTTGCAACTTTCACGCTTTCGAGCTTCAGTGGAACGATTGCATTGGGCGGATTAATTTCTTGCACCTTGTTATTTGCTATGTTTGCTAATCTACTGGTTTTACCTGCATTGGTGTTGACTTTTGAAAAGAAAAAAGCCAAAAAAGAAGATCTTATTGAGACAGACGTTGACGCTTAA
- a CDS encoding cation:proton antiporter, with protein MKKYKNTLFYFGVTGGFTALMYWIIRKGKHLEVGKKIAVSRIENGSWNDFLASMEQSLHDPLAILLAQIITIILVARFFGWVFKKIGQPSVIGEIIAGIVLGPSLLGIYFPEFSAALFPVESLGNLKFLSQIGLILFMFVIGMELDLKVLKNKANEAVVISHASIVIPFALGIGLAYFVYNRFAPEGVKFLSFSLFMGIAMSITAFPVLARIVQERGIHKTRLGAIVITCAAADDITAWCILAVVIAIVKAGTFVSSLYIIMLAVIYVVAMLFIVKPFLKRIGDLYGSKDSIIKPVVAIFFLVLILSSYATEVIGIHALFGAFMAGAIMPDVPKFRTIFIEKVEDVSVILLLPLFFVFTGLKTEIGLINDPYLWKVTGFIILVAVVGKFLGSALAAKFVGQNWRDSFTIGALMNTRGLMELIVLNIGLELKVLTPEVFTMMVIMALVTTFMTGPALDLINYIFKTKDSSDALEASQHNKYRILISFGNNEKGKSLLRLANSFIKKQKESSSITVMHLSLSDEMHQFNMEDKEKNSFYPIVEESQLLNQDITTIFKATMDIETEIADVANQGDYDLLLIGLGKSIFEGTILGKVIGFTTRIINPDRLIDKFTGKEGLFENSPFDERTRQIIAKTKMPLGILIDKDLQNVNQVFIPIFSPEDSFLIDYVQKLIYNNDSKIMILDVNGIVNTNFVMESAINSLKQKYPNNIGLIKEENVKKEFLDKQNLMLISLESWKALVDSRSDWLSEVPSVLILKH; from the coding sequence ATGAAAAAGTATAAAAATACATTATTTTATTTTGGTGTAACCGGTGGATTCACTGCTTTAATGTATTGGATTATAAGAAAAGGAAAGCACTTAGAAGTAGGCAAAAAAATTGCAGTATCCAGAATTGAAAATGGTTCCTGGAATGATTTTTTAGCTTCGATGGAGCAAAGTTTGCATGATCCATTGGCGATACTTCTAGCCCAGATTATAACGATAATACTTGTAGCTCGTTTTTTTGGATGGGTTTTTAAAAAAATTGGACAACCGTCGGTTATAGGTGAAATTATTGCAGGAATTGTTCTTGGACCCTCCTTATTGGGAATTTATTTTCCTGAATTTTCAGCTGCTTTATTTCCAGTAGAATCTTTAGGAAACTTGAAATTTTTGAGCCAAATAGGTTTGATACTTTTTATGTTCGTCATAGGTATGGAACTTGATTTGAAAGTGTTAAAGAATAAGGCGAACGAAGCTGTAGTGATAAGTCATGCCAGTATTGTAATTCCTTTTGCACTGGGTATTGGTTTAGCGTATTTTGTTTACAATAGATTTGCTCCTGAGGGTGTTAAATTTCTTTCTTTCAGTTTGTTTATGGGAATCGCCATGAGTATAACTGCTTTTCCGGTTTTGGCAAGAATAGTCCAAGAAAGAGGAATCCATAAAACCAGACTTGGAGCCATAGTAATTACTTGTGCCGCCGCCGATGATATTACGGCTTGGTGTATCCTTGCGGTGGTAATTGCGATTGTAAAAGCGGGAACTTTTGTCAGCTCCTTATATATTATTATGCTAGCGGTGATCTATGTTGTTGCCATGCTGTTTATTGTGAAGCCTTTTTTGAAAAGAATTGGTGATTTATATGGTTCTAAAGACAGTATCATAAAACCAGTCGTGGCAATCTTTTTTCTGGTGCTTATACTTTCGTCTTACGCAACTGAAGTTATAGGAATTCATGCCTTATTTGGAGCTTTTATGGCAGGTGCGATTATGCCCGATGTTCCTAAATTCAGAACCATATTCATCGAAAAAGTAGAGGATGTTTCCGTCATACTTTTATTGCCTTTGTTTTTTGTTTTCACGGGTTTAAAAACAGAAATTGGACTAATCAACGATCCATATTTATGGAAAGTTACCGGGTTTATTATTTTGGTAGCTGTTGTTGGTAAATTTCTTGGAAGCGCTTTGGCGGCTAAATTCGTAGGGCAGAACTGGCGAGATAGCTTCACTATTGGTGCCTTGATGAACACTAGAGGATTAATGGAATTAATTGTATTGAACATAGGATTAGAACTTAAAGTTTTGACTCCAGAAGTTTTTACGATGATGGTTATTATGGCCTTGGTGACGACTTTTATGACCGGTCCGGCTTTAGATTTGATCAATTATATTTTCAAAACTAAGGATAGCAGTGATGCCTTGGAAGCATCCCAGCACAATAAATATCGAATATTAATTTCTTTTGGAAATAATGAAAAAGGAAAGTCACTCTTGCGATTGGCAAATAGTTTTATAAAAAAACAAAAAGAATCCTCCAGTATTACAGTTATGCATTTGTCATTAAGTGATGAAATGCACCAATTCAATATGGAAGACAAAGAAAAAAATAGTTTTTACCCTATTGTTGAAGAATCACAACTGCTGAATCAAGACATTACCACTATTTTTAAAGCTACCATGGACATTGAAACTGAGATTGCAGATGTTGCTAATCAAGGAGATTATGACTTGTTGTTAATAGGTCTTGGAAAATCAATTTTTGAAGGAACTATACTTGGAAAAGTAATTGGTTTTACCACAAGGATTATCAATCCGGATCGTTTAATTGATAAATTTACCGGAAAAGAAGGACTTTTTGAAAATTCCCCATTTGATGAAAGAACAAGGCAGATTATTGCCAAAACTAAAATGCCTTTGGGGATTTTGATTGACAAAGATTTGCAAAATGTAAACCAAGTTTTTATTCCCATTTTTAGTCCTGAAGATTCATTCTTGATTGATTACGTGCAAAAATTAATTTATAATAACGATTCAAAAATCATGATTTTGGATGTAAATGGAATTGTCAATACCAATTTTGTGATGGAAAGTGCTATAAATTCATTAAAACAAAAATACCCTAATAATATAGGTTTAATAAAAGAAGAAAATGTCAAAAAGGAATTTTTAGACAAGCAGAATTTAATGCTAATTAGTCTCGAAAGCTGGAAAGCCTTAGTCGATTCGAGAAGTGATTGGTTAAGTGAAGTTCCGTCAGTTTTGATTTTAAAGCACTAA
- the rpoN gene encoding RNA polymerase factor sigma-54, with product MLKQFLNLKLSQKLSPQQIQLMKLIQLPTQAFEQRLLEEMNENPALETGKEEDEYEKDEFENEDYDDYDDAESERIDAEDINIDEYLSNDETPDYKTQANNYSDDDDDRETPFAAPVSFHQDLINQLNTFILNDEEREIAEFLVGSIDDMGYIRRSVPDMVDDMAFTQGIYTDEKMVEKMLQVIHELEPSGVGARDLQECLLLQLKHKTPTEYVELATDIIENQFDAFTKKHYDKLIQKYNVSNEQLKKAIHEIEKLNPKPGGAFTGNNKITENVVPDFAIRIVDGELELTLNGRNAPSLHVSKDYQEMMQTYKDSRDKSAQQKDAVQFIKQKLDSAKWFIDAIRQRQETLFVTMNAIMHYQEEYFLDGDETKLKPMILKDIADMVGLDISTVSRVANSKYVETPYGTKLIKEFFSESMKNDQGEDVSTLEIKKILQNTIEEEDKKKPLPDDQLAEILKEKGYPIARRTIAKYREQLDIPVARMRKKM from the coding sequence ATGCTAAAGCAATTCTTAAATTTAAAATTATCCCAGAAATTATCTCCACAGCAAATACAGTTGATGAAGTTAATTCAATTGCCTACGCAAGCTTTTGAACAACGTTTATTAGAAGAAATGAACGAAAATCCAGCCTTGGAAACTGGAAAGGAAGAGGATGAATACGAGAAAGACGAGTTCGAAAACGAAGATTACGATGATTATGATGATGCCGAATCAGAGCGAATTGATGCCGAAGACATAAACATAGACGAATATTTAAGTAACGACGAAACTCCCGATTACAAAACACAAGCGAACAATTACAGTGACGACGACGATGATCGCGAAACACCTTTTGCAGCTCCTGTAAGTTTTCACCAAGATTTAATCAATCAGTTGAACACCTTTATATTGAATGACGAAGAGCGTGAAATTGCCGAATTCCTAGTGGGAAGTATTGATGACATGGGTTATATCCGTCGCAGTGTTCCTGATATGGTAGACGATATGGCCTTTACTCAAGGTATTTATACTGATGAGAAAATGGTGGAAAAGATGTTACAAGTTATTCATGAACTAGAACCATCAGGTGTGGGAGCGCGGGATTTGCAGGAATGTTTATTATTGCAATTAAAGCATAAAACTCCAACAGAATACGTGGAACTAGCCACTGATATTATCGAAAATCAGTTTGACGCTTTTACTAAAAAACATTACGACAAACTAATCCAAAAATATAATGTTTCGAATGAGCAACTTAAAAAAGCCATTCATGAAATCGAAAAACTAAATCCGAAACCGGGTGGTGCTTTTACAGGAAACAATAAAATTACCGAAAATGTAGTTCCTGATTTTGCCATCAGAATTGTGGACGGCGAACTGGAATTGACTTTAAACGGAAGAAATGCTCCTTCCTTGCACGTGTCTAAAGATTACCAGGAAATGATGCAAACCTACAAGGATTCCAGAGATAAATCAGCGCAGCAAAAAGACGCGGTACAATTTATCAAACAAAAACTGGACTCGGCCAAATGGTTTATCGATGCCATACGTCAACGTCAAGAAACGCTTTTTGTAACCATGAATGCGATTATGCATTATCAGGAAGAATATTTCCTTGATGGAGATGAAACCAAATTGAAACCCATGATTCTAAAAGACATTGCTGATATGGTGGGTCTTGACATTTCGACGGTTTCTCGTGTGGCGAATAGTAAATACGTGGAAACGCCCTATGGCACAAAACTGATAAAAGAATTCTTCTCGGAATCCATGAAAAACGATCAGGGAGAAGATGTCTCCACATTGGAAATCAAAAAAATTCTTCAGAATACTATTGAAGAGGAAGACAAGAAAAAGCCACTTCCGGACGATCAACTGGCTGAAATCCTAAAAGAAAAAGGCTATCCAATCGCAAGAAGAACCATTGCAAAATACAGAGAACAACTGGATATTCCTGTTGCGAGAATGAGAAAGAAAATGTAG
- the asnS gene encoding asparagine--tRNA ligase, which produces MRHTKVKDLLNSTTTLHEVNAKGWVRTFRNNQFIALNDGSTIDNIQCVVDFENTPDETLKRITTGAAISVTGTLVESKGAGQKFEIQVAKLEILGDSDAEKFPIQPKNKPSLDFLRENAHLRVRTNMFGAIMRVRSVLSYAVHSYFQEKGFVYVNTPIITGSDAEGAGEMFKVTALPFDGTPRTEDGKVNYKEDFFGKETNLTVSGQLEGETFAMALGQIYTFGPTFRAENSNTSRHLAEFWMIEPEVAFNDLNDNMDLAEDFIQYVIKYTLDKCPEDLKFLETRLLDEEKSKPVAERSEMALLDKLNFVLENNFKRVSYTEAIDILRECTPNKKKKFNYIINEWGADLQSEHERYLVEKHFKCPVILFDYPANIKAFYMRLNEDGKTVRAMDILFPGIGEIVGGSQREERFDVLVEKMKALGIDEEELWWYLDTRRFGSAVHSGFGLGFERLVLFVTGMTNIRDVIPFPRTPMNAEF; this is translated from the coding sequence ATGAGACATACAAAAGTTAAAGACTTACTAAACAGTACCACGACGCTTCATGAAGTAAATGCAAAAGGATGGGTGAGAACTTTTAGAAACAATCAATTTATTGCCTTAAACGATGGTTCGACCATTGATAATATACAATGTGTTGTCGATTTTGAGAACACGCCAGACGAAACCTTGAAGAGAATTACGACTGGTGCAGCGATATCCGTTACCGGAACGTTGGTAGAAAGTAAAGGTGCTGGACAGAAATTTGAAATTCAGGTTGCTAAACTGGAAATCCTTGGAGATTCGGATGCGGAGAAATTCCCGATACAACCAAAGAACAAACCAAGTCTTGATTTCTTGCGTGAAAATGCGCATTTAAGAGTTCGTACCAATATGTTTGGTGCAATTATGAGAGTCCGCTCGGTATTATCGTATGCAGTTCACAGCTATTTTCAGGAAAAAGGTTTTGTGTATGTCAATACGCCAATCATCACGGGATCTGATGCTGAAGGTGCCGGTGAAATGTTTAAAGTTACTGCTTTGCCATTTGACGGAACGCCAAGAACCGAAGACGGAAAAGTGAATTATAAAGAAGATTTCTTCGGGAAAGAGACGAACCTTACCGTTTCGGGACAACTAGAAGGAGAAACTTTTGCAATGGCTTTGGGACAGATTTATACTTTTGGACCAACATTTAGAGCCGAAAACTCAAATACGTCGCGTCACCTTGCGGAATTCTGGATGATTGAGCCGGAAGTTGCTTTCAATGATTTGAATGACAATATGGATTTGGCTGAAGACTTTATTCAGTACGTGATTAAATACACCTTGGACAAATGTCCTGAGGATTTGAAATTCTTAGAAACACGTTTATTAGACGAAGAAAAATCTAAACCGGTTGCTGAAAGAAGCGAAATGGCTTTACTTGACAAATTAAACTTTGTTTTGGAAAATAATTTCAAACGTGTTTCGTACACCGAAGCAATTGACATTTTGAGAGAATGTACACCAAATAAAAAGAAAAAATTCAACTATATCATTAACGAATGGGGTGCTGATTTACAAAGTGAGCACGAACGTTACTTGGTAGAAAAACACTTTAAATGTCCGGTAATCTTGTTTGATTACCCGGCAAATATCAAAGCATTTTACATGCGTTTGAACGAAGACGGAAAAACAGTTCGCGCGATGGATATCTTGTTCCCTGGAATTGGAGAAATCGTAGGAGGTTCACAAAGAGAGGAACGTTTTGATGTTTTGGTCGAAAAAATGAAAGCCTTAGGAATTGATGAAGAAGAATTGTGGTGGTATTTAGACACACGAAGATTTGGTTCAGCAGTTCACTCTGGTTTTGGACTTGGATTCGAAAGATTGGTTCTTTTTGTGACTGGAATGACAAACATACGTGACGTAATTCCTTTTCCTAGAACGCCAATGAATGCAGAATTTTAA
- the rsmI gene encoding 16S rRNA (cytidine(1402)-2'-O)-methyltransferase: MSKLYIVPTPIGNLEDMTFRAIRILKEVDLILAEDTRTSGKLLKHFDICTHMYSHHMHNEHKTVENLISRLKAGENIALISDAGTPAISDPGFLLTRACVENGVEVECLPGATAFVPALVNSGLPNDKFVFEGFLPDKKGKQTRFLALAEETRTMILYVSPHKLLKTLVEFITYFGEDRPICVCRELSKLYEENVRGTVREVLTHFEKIAPRGEIVVVVGGKTIIKEPKKNKFSEEE, encoded by the coding sequence ATGTCAAAATTATATATAGTTCCTACGCCAATTGGCAATCTCGAAGATATGACGTTTCGAGCCATTCGAATTCTTAAAGAAGTCGATTTGATTCTCGCCGAAGACACTCGAACGAGTGGTAAATTACTAAAGCATTTCGACATTTGCACACACATGTATAGCCATCATATGCACAACGAACACAAAACGGTAGAGAATTTAATCTCCCGATTGAAGGCCGGAGAAAACATCGCCCTGATTTCGGATGCGGGAACTCCTGCAATATCTGACCCCGGCTTTTTATTGACTAGAGCTTGTGTCGAAAATGGCGTGGAAGTAGAATGTTTGCCAGGAGCCACGGCATTTGTTCCGGCATTAGTCAACAGCGGTTTACCCAATGATAAATTTGTTTTCGAAGGATTCTTGCCTGATAAAAAAGGGAAACAAACTCGTTTTTTAGCTTTAGCCGAAGAAACGCGAACTATGATTTTATATGTTTCTCCCCATAAATTATTGAAAACCTTAGTCGAATTTATCACTTATTTCGGTGAAGACAGACCCATTTGCGTGTGTAGAGAATTATCAAAACTATATGAAGAAAATGTTCGAGGAACAGTAAGAGAAGTTTTGACTCATTTCGAAAAAATAGCACCAAGAGGAGAAATCGTGGTAGTTGTAGGCGGAAAAACAATAATCAAAGAGCCGAAAAAGAATAAATTTTCGGAAGAAGAGTAA